The following are from one region of the Phyllostomus discolor isolate MPI-MPIP mPhyDis1 chromosome 9, mPhyDis1.pri.v3, whole genome shotgun sequence genome:
- the C9H18orf54 gene encoding lung adenoma susceptibility protein 2 isoform X1: MAKSNSKHRVCSRQSSVSSLLASCSLSGSHSSSSDGSFQYKDKLYSSASQALQAYIDDFDLSQMCPGVTTGKMNIYKCSANVPEFSSYVYKPNNAFENFDHRKGSLSSRRRTTNDIDSISLTTDDLLKLPADGSFPFTCVGPGHRGSKKTKRGVGRLGSSDTEKSQHFQEPSTAMSEDNLANRNVNGKQSRRLKNLKLVNNTNKCIPGPSLSSSKKSSLKDSSEHNLEKNYPRWLTGQKSDLNVSGITSIPDFKYPVWLHNQDLLPDTQSQRIHKIFKEEQCSPRHSYQAQRTSRLTSKLDCFEYPFEPSNISDFLSGDKGLGNEYKCDSEPSQCQCENPLLPGQSEKPFSGDKIELLILKAKRNLEHCTEDLPKPMKQDDSPCSLDKLEAERSWENIPVTFKSPVPVDSEEGPQQASRAKCDKQFLEDFLNDDNQNCTLSGGKHHGPVEALKQMLFNLQAVQESFNQNKTIEPKGEIKQVSEDDFSKLQLKESMVPITRSLHKALHHLSRLRDLVDDTSGKQSPKT; this comes from the exons ATGGCAAAATCAAATTCAAAACACAGAGTGTGTTCTCGGCAGTCTTCAGTATCTTCTTTGCTAGCAAGCTGCAGCCTGAGTGGTAGTCATTCCTCTAGCTCTGATGGCTCTTTTCAGTACAAGGATAAACTGTACAGTTCTGCGTCGCAGGCTCTGCAGGCCTATATTGATGACTTTGATCTAAGCCAGATGTGTCCTGGTGTAACCACTGGAAAGATGAACATTTACAAATGCTCTGCTAATGTGCCAGAATTCTCCAGCTATGTTTATAAACCAAATAATG cttttgaAAATTTTGATCACAGAAAAGGCTCCTTATCTTCCAGAAGACGGACTACTAATGACATAGACTCCATTAGCTTAACGACTGATGATCTATTAAAACTTCCAGCGGATGGATCCTTTCCTTTTACTTGTGTTGGACCAGGTCACCGAGGTAGCAAGAAAACCAAGAGAGGCGTTGGAAGACTGGGTTCATCGGACACTGAAAAGAGTCAACATTTTCAAGAACCCTCCACTGCCATGAGCGAAGATAACTTGGCAAACAGAAATGTAAATGGAAAGCAGTCTCGTAGGCTAAAAAACTTAAAACTtgtaaataatactaataaatgcATTCCTGGACCATCTTTATCTTCTTCCAAGAAATCATCTCTCAAGGACAGTTCAGAACACAATCTTGAAAAGAATTACCCCAGGTGGCTCACTGGCCAGAAGTCGGACCTTAATGTTTCAGGGATAACTAGTATACCTGATTTCAAATACCCAGTCTGGCTCCACAATCAGGACTTGCTACCTGACACACAGAGCCAGAggattcataaaatatttaaagaagagcaGTGTTCCCCAAGGCATAGTTATCAGGCACAAAGAACTTCTCGACTTACGAGTAAATTAGATTGCTTCGAATATCCTTTTGAACCCTCAAACATTTCAGATTTCTTGAGTGGTGATAAAGGATTAGGTAATGAATATAAATGTGATTCTGAACCTAGCCAATGTCAATGTGAAAATCCCCTTCTTCCAGGACAGTCTGAAAAGCCATTCAGTg GTGACAAAATTGAACTGCTCATCCTGAAAGCCAAGAGGAATCTGGAGCATTGTACCGAAGACCTACCGAAGCCTATGAAACAGGACGACAGTCCGTGTTCACTAGATAAACTTGAAGCAGAAAGATCATGGGAAAATATTCCTGTTACTTT CAAATCTCCGGTTCCTGTTGACTCTGAGGAGGGTCCTCAACAGGCTTCCAGGGCGAAGTGTGATAAGCAGTTCCTTGAAGACTTTTTGAATGATGATAATCAG AACTGCACCCTTTCTGGAGGGAAACACCATGGCCCCGTGGAAGCCCTGAAACAGATGTTATTTAATCTTCAGGCTGTGCAAGAAAGTTTTAACCAGAATAAAACTATAGAGCCAAAAGGAGAAATTAAGCAA GTTTCAGAAGATGATTTCTCTAAATTACAATTGAAGGAAAGTATGGTTCCTATCACTAGGTCACTTCACAA
- the C9H18orf54 gene encoding lung adenoma susceptibility protein 2 isoform X2, giving the protein MAKSNSKHRVCSRQSSVSSLLASCSLSGSHSSSSDGSFQYKDKLYSSASQALQAYIDDFDLSQMCPGVTTGKMNIYKCSANVPEFSSYVYKPNNAFENFDHRKGSLSSRRRTTNDIDSISLTTDDLLKLPADGSFPFTCVGPGHRGSKKTKRGVGRLGSSDTEKSQHFQEPSTAMSEDNLANRNVNGKQSRRLKNLKLVNNTNKCIPGPSLSSSKKSSLKDSSEHNLEKNYPRWLTGQKSDLNVSGITSIPDFKYPVWLHNQDLLPDTQSQRIHKIFKEEQCSPRHSYQAQRTSRLTSKLDCFEYPFEPSNISDFLSGDKGLGNEYKCDSEPSQCQCENPLLPGQSEKPFSGDKIELLILKAKRNLEHCTEDLPKPMKQDDSPCSLDKLEAERSWENIPVTFKSPVPVDSEEGPQQASRAKCDKQFLEDFLNDDNQNCTLSGGKHHGPVEALKQMLFNLQAVQESFNQNKTIEPKGEIKQVSEDDFSKLQLKESMVPITRSLHNRADASSVKGTAS; this is encoded by the exons ATGGCAAAATCAAATTCAAAACACAGAGTGTGTTCTCGGCAGTCTTCAGTATCTTCTTTGCTAGCAAGCTGCAGCCTGAGTGGTAGTCATTCCTCTAGCTCTGATGGCTCTTTTCAGTACAAGGATAAACTGTACAGTTCTGCGTCGCAGGCTCTGCAGGCCTATATTGATGACTTTGATCTAAGCCAGATGTGTCCTGGTGTAACCACTGGAAAGATGAACATTTACAAATGCTCTGCTAATGTGCCAGAATTCTCCAGCTATGTTTATAAACCAAATAATG cttttgaAAATTTTGATCACAGAAAAGGCTCCTTATCTTCCAGAAGACGGACTACTAATGACATAGACTCCATTAGCTTAACGACTGATGATCTATTAAAACTTCCAGCGGATGGATCCTTTCCTTTTACTTGTGTTGGACCAGGTCACCGAGGTAGCAAGAAAACCAAGAGAGGCGTTGGAAGACTGGGTTCATCGGACACTGAAAAGAGTCAACATTTTCAAGAACCCTCCACTGCCATGAGCGAAGATAACTTGGCAAACAGAAATGTAAATGGAAAGCAGTCTCGTAGGCTAAAAAACTTAAAACTtgtaaataatactaataaatgcATTCCTGGACCATCTTTATCTTCTTCCAAGAAATCATCTCTCAAGGACAGTTCAGAACACAATCTTGAAAAGAATTACCCCAGGTGGCTCACTGGCCAGAAGTCGGACCTTAATGTTTCAGGGATAACTAGTATACCTGATTTCAAATACCCAGTCTGGCTCCACAATCAGGACTTGCTACCTGACACACAGAGCCAGAggattcataaaatatttaaagaagagcaGTGTTCCCCAAGGCATAGTTATCAGGCACAAAGAACTTCTCGACTTACGAGTAAATTAGATTGCTTCGAATATCCTTTTGAACCCTCAAACATTTCAGATTTCTTGAGTGGTGATAAAGGATTAGGTAATGAATATAAATGTGATTCTGAACCTAGCCAATGTCAATGTGAAAATCCCCTTCTTCCAGGACAGTCTGAAAAGCCATTCAGTg GTGACAAAATTGAACTGCTCATCCTGAAAGCCAAGAGGAATCTGGAGCATTGTACCGAAGACCTACCGAAGCCTATGAAACAGGACGACAGTCCGTGTTCACTAGATAAACTTGAAGCAGAAAGATCATGGGAAAATATTCCTGTTACTTT CAAATCTCCGGTTCCTGTTGACTCTGAGGAGGGTCCTCAACAGGCTTCCAGGGCGAAGTGTGATAAGCAGTTCCTTGAAGACTTTTTGAATGATGATAATCAG AACTGCACCCTTTCTGGAGGGAAACACCATGGCCCCGTGGAAGCCCTGAAACAGATGTTATTTAATCTTCAGGCTGTGCAAGAAAGTTTTAACCAGAATAAAACTATAGAGCCAAAAGGAGAAATTAAGCAA GTTTCAGAAGATGATTTCTCTAAATTACAATTGAAGGAAAGTATGGTTCCTATCACTAGGTCACTTCACAA CAGGGCAGATGCCAGTTCAGTGAAAGGAACTGCTAGCTGA